From Jiangella mangrovi:
CGGCCTGCAGGTGATCATCCACCCCGAGAACCCGAGCATCGTCTTCGGCTGCAGCCAGTACGGCTCCTGCTACCGGTCCGAGAACAGTGGCGGCACCCCGCGGCAGAACATCGGCACCGGGCAGACGACCTCGGAGCGGCGCAACTGGTTCACGCCGCTGCAGTTCGACCCGAGCGACCCCGACGTCATGTACTACGCCGGCGACCGGCTGAACCGGTCGACCGACAACGGCCGCACCTGGACCGCCATCAGCCCCGACCTCACCGACGGCGGCCCCAACGACGACGACGGCTACCCGTGGGGCACCATCACGGCCGTCGCCGCCGCGCCCACCGACGGCGACACCATCTACGTCGGCACCGACGACGGCAACCTCTGGTGGACCGACGACGTCGGCGCCACCTGGAACCAGGTCGACGAGGACGAGCTGCCCGGCACCTGGGTGACCCGCATCTCCGTCAACCCGGCCGACGAGGACATCGCCTACGCGACGTTCTCCGGGTTCCGCGCCGGCAGCGACCGCCCGCACGTCATGGTCACCGAGGACGGCGGCGCCACCTGGACCGACATCGGGCAGGGGCTGCCGGACGCACCGGTCAACTCCGTCGTCGCCACGACCGACGGCCTGCTGCTCGCCGGCACCGACGTCGGCGTGTACGTGTCGGCGTGGAACGGCGGCGAGTGGGCCGCGCTCGGCACCAACCTGCCGAACGCGCCCGTCATGTACCTGCGCTACCACGAGCCGACGCGGCAGCTCAGCGTCGCGACCTTCGGCCGCGGCATCTACCAGGTCGACGTGCCCACCTGCCGCGGCTCGTCGACGCGGCTGCCGCTGCGCGATCCCGGCGTCGGCGTGAACGGCGTGCTCGCGTCCTGCCGCCAGTGACGACGGCGATGCTGCCGGCGGCGGGCACGACACGCCGCTGGTAGCAGTGCCGGAACCGGTCGCGGGCCGGGCGGCGCGGCGGCATACTCGTCGCAGATCGCGACGTAGCAGCCGCCGCGCCGCTGGACTCGGACCGAGAGGCACCACCATGGACTTCGACGACCTGCTGTCCCGGCTTCCGATCGACCAGATCGCGGCCTCTCTGGGGGTCGACGAGAAGACCGCCGAACAGGCGGCCCGGCAGGCGCTGCCGGCGCTCATCGGCGGCATGCAGGCCAACGCCCAAGACGCCGACGGCGAGCGGTCGCTCGCCAAGGCCCTCGACGCACACGACGACGAGCTCGTCAAGGGTGGCGTGAACCTCGACGACGTCGACACCGACGACGGCGAGAAGATCGTCAAGAACGTGTTCGGCGACAACCGCGACCAGGTCGTCAACCAACTCGCCGGCTTCAACAGCGAGGCCGGATCGGGCCTGGTCAGCAAGCTGCTGCCCATGCTCGCGCCCATCGTGCTGTCCTACCTCGCCGGCCAGCTCAAGGGCGGCGACAAGGCGGCCGCGCCGTCGCAGCAGGCGCAGTCCGGCGGCGGGCTGGCCGACATCCTCGGCGGCCTGCTGGGCGGGGGCGGCGGCCAGGGCGGCGGCGGTGGCCTCGGCGACCTCCTGGGCAGCCTCGGCGGCCTCCTCGGCGGCGGCAAGCGCTGACGCCGTCACCCGGCACGACACACGATCAGTGGCCCCTCACCCCACGACGGGTGAGGGGCCCTGACACGTGTCAACCGGCTAGGCCTCCGTCGACGTGAACGCGTAGAGGTTGCCGTCGAAGGCGCCGATCACCAGCGTGTTGCCGCTGATCGCCGGCGACGACGCGACCCACGTCCCGATCTCGAACCGCCACGTGACGGCTCCGGTCGCGCGGTCGAGCCCGTAGACGTACCCGTCGTTCGACCCGACGTAGACGGTCCCGCCGCTGACGACGGGCGACGACGTGATGCCGCCGCCGGTCCGTTGCGTCCACAGCAGCGCGCCGGTCCGGGCGTCGAGCGCCGTCACGTTGCCGTCGGAGAAGCCCATGTACGCGACGCCGTCGGCAACGGCCGGCGAGGAGCCGGTCGGAGTGCCGCGGACGTACGACGTGTCCGGGCTGGAGTAGCGCCAGACCTCCTGGCCGGTGGCCGCGTTCAGGACGATGAGGTCGTCGCCGGTGCAGCCCAGGTAGAGCAGCTCGCCGGAGTACGCCGGCGTGGTGTTGCGGCACGGCACGCCGCTGGGCCGCCGCCAGAGCTCCGCCCCGGTGCGGGCGTCGACGGACACCATCCAGCTGCCGTCGCCGGCGACGTAGGCGCGGCCGCCGCCGATGGTGGGCGCCGTCTCGGCGATCCAGCCGCTGTTGAGCCGGACGTCCCACAGAGCCTCGCCGGTCGCGGCGTCCAGCGCCATCAGCCGCCGGTCGCCCATGCTGTACACCTGGTAGACGATGCCGTCGGCGTAGTTCGGGGGCTCGTACATCCAGCCGCGGTGCACGCCGTCGGTCTGCTCGTCGCCCTTGGTCACCGACCACAGCTTCGCGCCGGTGCCGGCGTCCAGGGCGTACAGCGTGCCGCGGACCGTCGACGCGTAGACCCGGCCGTCGGCGACCACCGGCGTGCCCTCGACGTCCCCGTCGGTGCGGAACGTCCAGAGCGGCGCGCCCGTGGCGAGGTCGACGGCGTGGACGGCGCGGTGCGTCTCGCTGTTCTCGTCGCGGGTGCCGGCGTACACGACGCCGTCGGCGATGACCGGCGACGACGTGAGGATCGTGCCGGGCGTGCGGTAGCTCCACGCCGGTCGCAGCGACGGCGCCAGCACGTCCTGCGCGACGCCGGTGTAGGACGGGCCGCCCTTGAACATCGACCAGGGGCTGCCGCCGCGCGGCGTCTCGACGTCGGCGGCCGGCACGACGGTGAACGTCGACGACTCCGTCCACGCCTGCCCGCCGTCGTCGGTGACCTCGACGTCCATGGTGTGCCGGCCCGGGGTCAGGGCGCGCCCGCGGACCGGCCCCGCCCACGTCATGTCGTTGCTCTGACGCAGCGGCCGCCAGGGGCCGCGGTCGATCCGGTACCTGACGCCGGTGACGGTCGACGTCGTGTTGTAGGCGTTGACCTGGACCGTGTCGGTGGTCGTCGGCACGGTGCTGCCCGGCGCCGGGCTGGTGATCGTGAGGGCGTGCGAGACGCCGTACATCTTGAAGCCGTAGTCGACCTCCTGGCCGTCGAACGAGACGACGCGGAAGCCGTTGGGCTCCGCGTCCGACGTGGTGGCGGAGCTGTTGGTGACGACGTGCGCCGCCCCGCCGACCACCGACAGGTCGACGTCGTTGCGGTGCGTGTGCCCGGCCAGGACGAGCTTGACGTCGTACTGCTCCATCAGCTCGATGTACGGCGCCGGGCTGTTGCCGCCGCCGCCAGTGGCGGGCGTGTTCATCGGCCGGTGCACCATCACGACCACGTCCTTGCCGCCGCCGGCGTTCAGCTCGAGGTCCTGGCGCATCCACTCCAGCTGGGCGGGGTCGGAGAAGCCGGAGGTGTTCTCGAGGATCACGAAGTGCCGGCCGCCGTGGTCGAAGGAGTACCACTCCGGGCCGAGGTGCTCGCGGTAGTTGTCGTAGATCGCGCTGTCGTAGAAGTCGTGGTTGCCGACGGCGGGCCACACCGGCACCCGCGACGTCCCCGTCGTCGCCTTGTAACGGACGAACTCCTCGTCGAGGGCCTCGTCGGTGAGGTCGCCGGCGACCATCAGGAAGTCTGGCTGGTCGGTGAGCACGTTCAGCTCGCCCACGAGGTCCTCGAATATGGCCTGGCCCTCGTCGGTGAAGTTCAGCGACTGGGGGTCGGCGAGCAGGCCGAAGGTGAAGTCGCGGGTACGGCTCCACGGCGACTCCAGCAGCCCGAAGTCCGCGCTCGCCTGCTCGCCGGCCTCGAGCTCGCCCAGGTCGCGGTAGAACCGCGGCGTCATCGCCTCGTCCGGCGGCGCCTCGTAGCCGGCCGGCTGCGACACGAAGACGATCTCCAGCGTGCGCCTGGCCGGGTTGGTCTCGAGCGAGTACCGGCCGTCCCGGTCGGTCCGCACGATCGTGACGCCGTCGGACACGCTGACGCCGGCCAGGCCGCGCTCGCCACGCTCCTGGGTGCCGTCGCCGTCGCGGTCGGCGAACACGGTGCCGGTGACGACGGCGCCGCCGTCGGCCCGCGCGTCATCGACGGCCACGGTCGCCGTGAGCGTGGCGGCCAGCGCGGCCGTCACCGTGCCCAGGGCGAGCCAGGCCGCCGTGCGGCGGCGTTGCTCGGGTACAGACATGGGGGGTCCCTCCTACGGGGAGTCGGGGGGTGCGCGCCCGACGGTAGGAAGGACGATCGATCGTATCCAGTCGCCCAGATGCTGGGCGTATGTCCGGGAGATGAAGTTCGCGCGACGGCGACGCCCGGTCGGGTGTCGTCCGGCGCCGTGTCGGCGGGTCAGGTGTTGGGCGGGGCGGCGCTGATGTCGGCGAGCGCCGAGCGGGAGTCGTCGGACCGGGCGAGGTCGCCGATCGAGACCATGCCGACCGGGCGGCCCTCGTCGTCGACCACGGGCAGCCGGCGCACGGCCGACTCGCGCAGCCGCTGGACCGCCTCGTCGAGGCCGGTGTCCGGGCGGACGGTGACGACGTCGCCGGTGCAGCACTCGCCGACGGTGGCGGTGTTGGCGTCGCGGTCGGCGGCGACGACCCGGACGACGACGTCGCGGTCGGTCAGCACCCCGCGGATGCCGCCGCCCTCGCCGCCGCCCTCGCCGTCGACCACCACGACGTCGCCGATATCGTGCTCGCGCATCTGCGCCGCCGCCTCGCGGACGGTCGCGTCGGGCGGCAGGGTCACCACGTGCGGCGTCATCACGTCGCCGATGGATCGCTCACTCGTCATCGCCGGTCCATACCCGAGACCGCCGGGGTTGACACCGTCGGCGCACGGTGGTGTATTTAGCTTCATTGTTAATTAACCGAGTGGGTAACTACATGATCGACGACGAGCTCAGCCTCACCTTCGCGGCCCTCGCCGACCCGACCCGGCGCTCGATCCTCGCGCAGCTCACCCGCGGCGAGGCGACGGTGAAGGAGCTGGCCGCGCCGCACGCGATGAGCCTGCCCGCGGTGTCGCGGCACCTCAAGGTGCTCGAGCGGGCCGGGCTGGTGGTCAAGGGCCGCGAGGCGCAGTGGCGGCCGTGCCGGCTCCAGACCGCTCCCCTGCGCGACGTCGACGCCTGGATGGCGCCGTACCGCGCGTTCTTCGAGGAGCGGTTCGACCGCCTCGAGCAGCACCTCACGACCCTGATGACCGAGCAACCCCCGCACCCGGACGAGGAGTCCCGATGAGCACCCTGACCCGCGGTTTCGTCATCGTCCGCCGCTTCGCCGCATCCCGCGAGCTGGTCTTCCGCTCCTGGACCGACCCCGGCCTGCTGCGGTGGTTCGCCGACACCGGTGTACCAGCCGACCGGCACCCGACGACGGTCGACCTGCGGGTCGGCGGCGCCTGGCGCATCGACATGGTCGAGAGCCCGGAGCGCCGCTACACCACCGGCGGCGTCTACCGCGAGATCGTCCCGCCGGAGCGGCTCGTGTTCACCTGGGGCGCCGACGGCGGCTGGCCCGCTCTCGACCCCGCCCGGCCCGACGACAACCCCGTCGTCACCGTCACGTTCGAGCCCGTCGACGACGGCGACGGCGTCGACGGCGGCACCGAGATGACCGTGCACTTCGGCTTCCCGGACCACCTGACCGACGCCGAGGTCCAGAGCTGGCTGGACCTCGGCGTCGAGCCGGGCGTGCGCGAGACGGTCGCCCGCCTCCGCCTCTGACACGTGTCAGCGGCCGGGCGACGTCACCACCAGCTGGCCGGTCGCGGTCAGACCGGTGCCGGCGCCGACCCCGGTGAGCACGAGGAACCGGCCGTCGACGACGGCGGGGACGGCGACGGTGTGTGCGACGGCGCCGCTCGCGTCGGCCACGACGTCGACCGCCGCGAGGTCGCCGACGGTGACGGTCACCGTCTCGCCGGGACGGAAGCCGGACGCCGTCACGACCGCGTCCGAGCCGGGCCGGACCGCGCCGCGAGCGCCGATCCGCGCACCCGCCTGCACCCGGGCCAGCTCGGCGCAGGCCGAGCCGGGCGTCCCGTAGGACGGCAGCTCCACCGCGTCCTCCAGCACGCCGTCGTCCTCGCGCAGCCAGGTGAAGCCGATGGACCGGCTGCCCATCACCGCGCCGGAGGTGTTGATGACGCTGGCCTTGACCTGCGTCCCGGCGCTCGTGCTCGGCGCGTCGTCGCCCTGGCGGCCGGCGGTGACGACCTTGCAGGTCTCGCCCGGCGCGAACGTCACGGCCTGCATCGTCGCGCCGAACCGGCTGGTCGCCGAGCCGAGCACCGACACATAGCCGGTCACCGGCGTCGGCGACGGCCGGTCGAGGTAGACCGCGACCTCCGTCGTGCCGGGGCCGTCGCCCTCGTCGGCGTTGGGCGCGAACACGTCGATCGTCCGCCAAGTCCGCGCCTGCGCCGTCCCGACCGCGGAGGACTCGAACGCCAGGTCGGACAGGTACGCCGCGCCCGCCGTCGTCCCGGTGAACCCGACGGACACCAGGTCGGTGACGTCCAGCCCGGCCGCGGCCAGCGCCGTCACCGCCACGTCGGCCTGCTGCAGCACGATCTTCTTCAGCGTGCTCGCCGCCGCGTCGGTGGCCGACGTCGGCAGCCGCACCAGCGCGTACGGGTTCAGCTCGGAAACCGGCGCGGACCACGTCGCACCGCGAGCGTCCGTCACCGACAGCACCAGGTCCGTCGCCGTCGCCACGGTCTCGTCGGCGGCTAGCTTCACCGAGAGCCGCTCGAACCCGCTCGCGTCGGCCTGCCCGGCCGGGACGGCGACGGCGAGCCCGTCACCCGGTGCGGCCCAGGTCAGCCGGGTCAGCGGCGTCGCCGGCACGTTGCCGCCGTTGGACGCCGGGGTCCAGTGCGGCGCCACCGCGCTCGGCACCGAGGCGCACGGCGGCAGCTCCTGCGGCGTGGTCCGGCCGCTGAGGCTCGCACACACGACGGCGGACGCCGCGCCGACCGTCGTCACGGCCGGCGACGGTTCCTCGAACGTCGCCAACGTCGACCGCGACCCGGCCGGCGCCGTCGACACGCTGCGCACGTCCGCCCCGTCCAGCGACGACGGCACCGCGCCGGCGCCGTCGAACATCGGCAGGAACTGCTCCTCGCCGCCCATCGTCAGCCGGAACCAGGCCGACATGTACGCCGTCCCGACGTCGTACTGCTCGGCCGGGGTCAGCCGGATCGAGGTCGCCGCCACGGACGGGTCGGTGCCGCAGGTTGGCTCGACCCGCCGGGTCGCGCTCCCCCAGTCGTCGCTGACGCTGAAGGAGAACTGCCCCGGGGTCCAGACGGTGTTGAAGAAGTTGTGGTTGGCGCCCATGACCCACACGCCGCTGCGCAGCACGTCGTCGTCGAAGGCGTAGCGGGAGTCGTCGAGCATGTGCTGGCCCTGCTGGTTCGAGACGTCGCCGTCGCAGTAGGGCAGGATCACGTTCATCGGGACGTCCGGCACGGTCATGCGGCCGAAGTCGACCGGCGCGAGCGGCAGGATCGACTCGATCGCCCACGGCTGCGCCAGCGCCTGGTTGAGCACCGTCGCCGACGTCACGCCTTCGCCGCCGCGCGAGTGCCCCATCATGCCGATGTGGCTCAGATCGAAGCGGCCGCGCAGGTCGGCGGCGCGCACGCTGTCGAGGGCGTCGACGCCGTTGGGGAAGGCGTCGGCCCGCGCGGCGAGGGCTGCGGACCCTGCCGCGAGGGCCTGGTTCAGGGTGACCTCACGGTCCGTCCAGGCGTCGTAGTAGGCGACCCGGCGGCCCTTGGTGGCCTGGTCGAGCATGGTCAGGGTGTCGAGGAGCAGCTGGCCGCGGGCCTGCGCGCCCTGGTCGGCAGCGAGCTGGTTGTCGTTCGCGTTGACCGCGTTGGCCGAGATCGACACGACGGCGTAGCCGTGGCTCGCCAGCGCGCGGGCGGTGCCGTCGTACCCCAGGTAGCTCGGGATCGAGAGCCGGGCCGGGTCCGCGTCCGGCGACGGCGCGCACGGCCAGCGGTTCGGGTTGGCCTCGCCGGCGCCGTAGCAGGAGCCGTGCCGCCCGTGCAGCAGGATCACGGTGGGCCGGGCGCCGCCGGTCGTGGGCAGGTAGATCTTCCCCTCGAGCTCACCGCGGATCCCGCCGATCGCGGCCAGCGGGATCGCCTGGTCGCCGAACGCGTAGATCGACTCGGTCCAGTCGAACGGGCCCGGGTCCAGCGGGTCGGCCGCGATCGCGGCGATGGCCGCGTCCGGCACGACGGTGGCGGCACTAGCGTCCGGGGCGGGCGCCGTCGTCGCCGCGGGAGCCTCGCTCGACCACCCGGGGACGACGGTGTCAGCCGCCGCGACCGCGGGGTCGGCCGTGACGACCGTCAGCGACCGGCCGTCGCCGGACTCGGTGGCCAGGCCGATCGGCTCGCCGTCGACGACGATCGTCGGGGCGTCACCGCGGATCGGCAGCGGGCGATCGAGCTCGACGGTGACCTGATAGCCGCCGGGCGCCCGTTCGACGGACCAGTTCGGGCCGGACGCGACCTCGGCCGCCGGCTCGGGTGGTGCCGGTGCCGCGCCGGCCGGGGACGGCCCCGCGACCAGCGCGGCGAGCAACGCGGACGACAGCAGTGCCGTCGCGCCGGGGACGAGACCCCGGCGAGCAGACGTGCCCACAGATGGCTCCTAGGGGTAGAAGGGAGCCACAGTCTGTCCAGCGAAGCTTTCCGTACCATTTCATTGATTTAGCGCCGATATTTCGTATCCACACCCTTCCCCCGAGTTGATCAGCCGAGGCGCGCCAGCTGGTCCTCGGTGACCTCGTGCTGAAGCGGCTCGCCGGCGAGGAACCGGGCGATCTCGTCGACGACGATGCGGCCGCCACGGACCCGCGCCTCCACCGTGCCGCCCGCCTCGTGCGGCGTGAGCAGGACGTTCGGCAGCGACCGCAGCGCGTGGTCGACCGGTAGCGGCTGCTCGTCGTACACGTCGATGGCGGCGTCGATGCGCCCGGTGCGCAGCTCGGCCAGCAGCGCGTCGCCGTCGATGAGGGCCGCCCGCGCGGTGTTGACCAGCAGCGCCTCGTCGGGCAGGAGGGCCAGCTCGCGGGCGCCGATCATCCGCCGCGTCTCGGGCAGCACCGGGGCGTGTAGCGCGAGCACCCGCGACGTGCGCAGGACGGTGTCGAGGTCGGCCACCGTCACCCCCAGCTCCGCCGCTTCCTCCGAGGACAGATACGGGTCGGCGACGGTGACGATCCCGCCGAGCGCGCGCACCAGCTCGATGTAGGCCCGGCCGGTCCGCGACGCCCCGACGACGCCAACGGGGCAGCCGAGCAGCTCGTGCCGGGGCGGCGCCGACGCCTTCGCGTCGGCCCAGGGCACTCCGGTACGCAGGGCAAGGTCGAACCGGTGCACGCGGTGCAGGAGGGCAAGTGTCAGGGCAAACGCCTGCTCCCCCACGGCCCGGCCCATGGCGGCGCCGGCCTGGGTGACGCGGACCCCTCGCGCGAACAGCTCCGCGCTCACATACGGCTTCACGGACGCGCCGGTGTGGGCGACCAGCCGCAGCGACGGTGCCGCGTCCAGCACGTCCCCGGTCACGGCGGCACAGGGCCAGCTCGTCACCAGCACGTCGGCCGGACCGGCGAGCGCCGCCAGCCCGGCCGCGGAGCCGAGGCTGCCGCCGTCGTCGTCGGCCACCACCCGCAGCTCACCGAGCGAGGCCAGCTCCGACCACAGCGAGCCGGCGAAGAACAGCGCCCGCAGGTCCGCCGGCACCGCCACCGCGACGACAGCGCTCACCCCTTGACCCCGGTCATGGTGACGCCCTCGGTGAAGTAGCGCTGCCCGACCAGGTAGGCCATGAAGATCGGCACGAACGCCACCACCGACCCGGCCAGCACGACGTTCAACGGCGCGTTCTCGGCGTTCAGCGACGCCAGGCCCGTCGTCAG
This genomic window contains:
- a CDS encoding SRPBCC family protein, giving the protein MSTLTRGFVIVRRFAASRELVFRSWTDPGLLRWFADTGVPADRHPTTVDLRVGGAWRIDMVESPERRYTTGGVYREIVPPERLVFTWGADGGWPALDPARPDDNPVVTVTFEPVDDGDGVDGGTEMTVHFGFPDHLTDAEVQSWLDLGVEPGVRETVARLRL
- a CDS encoding CBS domain-containing protein, whose protein sequence is MTSERSIGDVMTPHVVTLPPDATVREAAAQMREHDIGDVVVVDGEGGGEGGGIRGVLTDRDVVVRVVAADRDANTATVGECCTGDVVTVRPDTGLDEAVQRLRESAVRRLPVVDDEGRPVGMVSIGDLARSDDSRSALADISAAPPNT
- a CDS encoding NAD(P)-dependent oxidoreductase, whose product is MSAVVAVAVPADLRALFFAGSLWSELASLGELRVVADDDGGSLGSAAGLAALAGPADVLVTSWPCAAVTGDVLDAAPSLRLVAHTGASVKPYVSAELFARGVRVTQAGAAMGRAVGEQAFALTLALLHRVHRFDLALRTGVPWADAKASAPPRHELLGCPVGVVGASRTGRAYIELVRALGGIVTVADPYLSSEEAAELGVTVADLDTVLRTSRVLALHAPVLPETRRMIGARELALLPDEALLVNTARAALIDGDALLAELRTGRIDAAIDVYDEQPLPVDHALRSLPNVLLTPHEAGGTVEARVRGGRIVVDEIARFLAGEPLQHEVTEDQLARLG
- a CDS encoding PQQ-binding-like beta-propeller repeat protein yields the protein MSVPEQRRRTAAWLALGTVTAALAATLTATVAVDDARADGGAVVTGTVFADRDGDGTQERGERGLAGVSVSDGVTIVRTDRDGRYSLETNPARRTLEIVFVSQPAGYEAPPDEAMTPRFYRDLGELEAGEQASADFGLLESPWSRTRDFTFGLLADPQSLNFTDEGQAIFEDLVGELNVLTDQPDFLMVAGDLTDEALDEEFVRYKATTGTSRVPVWPAVGNHDFYDSAIYDNYREHLGPEWYSFDHGGRHFVILENTSGFSDPAQLEWMRQDLELNAGGGKDVVVMVHRPMNTPATGGGGNSPAPYIELMEQYDVKLVLAGHTHRNDVDLSVVGGAAHVVTNSSATTSDAEPNGFRVVSFDGQEVDYGFKMYGVSHALTITSPAPGSTVPTTTDTVQVNAYNTTSTVTGVRYRIDRGPWRPLRQSNDMTWAGPVRGRALTPGRHTMDVEVTDDGGQAWTESSTFTVVPAADVETPRGGSPWSMFKGGPSYTGVAQDVLAPSLRPAWSYRTPGTILTSSPVIADGVVYAGTRDENSETHRAVHAVDLATGAPLWTFRTDGDVEGTPVVADGRVYASTVRGTLYALDAGTGAKLWSVTKGDEQTDGVHRGWMYEPPNYADGIVYQVYSMGDRRLMALDAATGEALWDVRLNSGWIAETAPTIGGGRAYVAGDGSWMVSVDARTGAELWRRPSGVPCRNTTPAYSGELLYLGCTGDDLIVLNAATGQEVWRYSSPDTSYVRGTPTGSSPAVADGVAYMGFSDGNVTALDARTGALLWTQRTGGGITSSPVVSGGTVYVGSNDGYVYGLDRATGAVTWRFEIGTWVASSPAISGNTLVIGAFDGNLYAFTSTEA
- a CDS encoding ArsR/SmtB family transcription factor, whose amino-acid sequence is MIDDELSLTFAALADPTRRSILAQLTRGEATVKELAAPHAMSLPAVSRHLKVLERAGLVVKGREAQWRPCRLQTAPLRDVDAWMAPYRAFFEERFDRLEQHLTTLMTEQPPHPDEESR
- a CDS encoding DUF937 domain-containing protein; amino-acid sequence: MDFDDLLSRLPIDQIAASLGVDEKTAEQAARQALPALIGGMQANAQDADGERSLAKALDAHDDELVKGGVNLDDVDTDDGEKIVKNVFGDNRDQVVNQLAGFNSEAGSGLVSKLLPMLAPIVLSYLAGQLKGGDKAAAPSQQAQSGGGLADILGGLLGGGGGQGGGGGLGDLLGSLGGLLGGGKR